A genomic segment from Fusarium keratoplasticum isolate Fu6.1 chromosome 10, whole genome shotgun sequence encodes:
- a CDS encoding hypothetical protein (Expressed protein): MARRILSCWGNGSPGQPRTPKHEPDDQPTSPIYRIPYRPVSGPPRESSQTSPPANSAGIKRERSGQPRTPARNQRFQSSDWSSSDDELDSSSSSSDSDSDDSSCEGKHGWRGAVPAYVLPQNHRFQDIRPELVQSILDSLERWMKTTRYVSPPDDRLPPRKRLRTSHWQEGEDSDDGFVVVDPPTGYFHLACPLYVANPAKYQDCLLHHDLQSNEDVIRHIWRNHMKPPYCPICSRTFDSLSSRDSHILERKCELRDLQPIDGINFYQKSKLKRRDRVYLGEAKRWRRIYATVFPTSDRSPSPYLDKGCGKAVSMARDYWASKGQRSVSRFLESRKLLGEDEDEEDAQDALCKLVLEDVLREIVRRYGR; the protein is encoded by the coding sequence ATGGCCCGGCGGATTCTGTCCTGCTGGGGGAACGGCTCCCCTGGCCAACCGCGAACTCCAAAGCATGAACCTGACGACCAACCAACGTCTCCCATCTACCGGATTCCATACAGACCTGTATCAGGTCCTCCACGCGAATCATCTCAAACCTCGCCACCTGCCAACTCAGCTGGCATCAAACGGGAGCGGTCCGGACAACCCAGGACACCTGCCCGTAATCAACGTTTCCAAAGCTCGGACTGGTCTAGTTCCGACGACGAACTGGACAGCAGTTCCTCATCCAGTGACAGCGACTCAGATGACAGCTCATGCGAGGGCAAGCATGGCTGGCGAGGCGCTGTCCCTGCATACGTTTTGCCCCAAAACCACCGGTTCCAGGATATCAGACCGGAACTGGTACAATCCATCCTAGATTCTCTGGAACGCTGGATGAAAACCACTCGATACGTTTCGCCACCTGACGACAGGTTGCCTCCCCGGAAACGACTCCGGACATCACATTGGCAGGAGGGTGAagacagcgacgacgggTTCGTGGTTGTCGACCCCCCGACTGGGTACTTCCACCTGGCCTGCCCACTCTACGTTGCCAACCCGGCTAAATATCAGGACTGCTTGCTTCATCATGACCTGCAGTCCAACGAAGACGTTATCCGCCATATTTGGCGCAACCACATGAAGCCACCATACTGTCCTATCTGTTCCCGGACTTTTGATAGTCTATCCAGCAGGGACTCTCACATCTTGGAGAGGAAGTGTGAGCTTCGTGACCTACAGCCTATCGATGGCATCAACTTCTACCAAAAGTCCAAATTGAAACGACGAGACAGGGTCTATCTCGGTGAGGCAAAGCGCTGGAGACGCATCTACGCCACCGTGTTTCCCACCTCGGAccgttctccttctccgtaCCTAGATAAAGGATGTGGAAAAGCAGTTTCCATGGCCCGAGATTACTGGGCGTCAAAGGGCCAGCGTAGCGTCTCTAGATTCCTGGAGAGCCGCAAGTTGcttggggaggatgaggatgaggaggatgcgcAAGACGCATTGTGCAAGCTGGTATTGGAGGATGTGCTCCGGGAAATAGTTAGACGGTATGGGCGTTAG
- a CDS encoding FAD-binding PCMH-type domain-containing protein codes for MATSLSGLDSVKHLVNSGVSTERPSRWSDTNIERPALILTPKTEQDVQAALQVAKTNSLTVVASGGGHGTFVTVSPKTLYLDMKEFKAIELDKDKGTVRVGGGVVTGELSKSLAKEGYYTPLPNSNAVGVVGCAIGGGNTPLNGLHGWMADIVVSFRVVTAGGDTLEVSSSSTGQELTLFNALCGAGHGLAVITSIETSAYPIANLNMPEGKVWTRSLVFPVPAIDTAAQLFLDLLRPPPAASITLLGLRSPPGTPAAGAPIIVLGYSFFGPAEEAENHAALLFQEDVVSKAVMANTVFVPMENINDKLDPLNTHGGHKAIASCRLEKTNIEAIKNAFQLWLSVTTKYPDSQKSPLALSSLNSTKPTELGQGHAGSSKFIEGRNRDISAQIVTICEKEETMAALTGFMDDTVAELRKGDPGSVPRSFPNNLRFGINLEEMFDKERLAELREVKKLWDTDGLFWSPFEV; via the coding sequence ATGGCAACCTCACTTTCGGGACTTGACTCTGTCAAACACCTCGTCAACTCGGGCGTGTCTACGGAAAGGCCCTCGCGCTGGTCTGACACGAACATTGAACGGCCTGCTTTGATCCTCACGCCCAAGACCGAGCAAGATGTTCAGGCCGCTCTTCAGGTCGCCAAAACCAACAGCCTTACTGTCGTCGCCAGTGGTGGAGGCCACGGCACCTTTGTTACCGTGAGCCCCAAGACGCTCTACCTGGACATGAAGGAGTTCAAAGCCATCGAGTTGGACAAGGACAAAGGAACAGTCCGagtcggtggtggtgttgttaCGGGAGAGTTGTCCAAGTCTTTGGCTAAAGAGGGCTACTACACTCCCCTTCCCAACTCCAACGCTGTGGGGGTCGTGGGATGTGCGATTGGAGGAGGCAACACTCCTTTGAATGGCCTTCacggatggatggctgaTATTGTCGTCTCATTCCGCGTCGTTACTGCTGGAGGTGACACTCTCGAAGTCAGCTCTTCATCAACCGGGCAGGAACTTACCCTGTTCAATGCTCTTTGCGGAGCGGGTCACGGGCTGGCTGTCATCACGTCCATTGAGACATCTGCCTATCCTATCGCCAATCTCAACATGCCAGAAGGCAAGGTCTGGACTCGTTCGCTTGTGTTTCCGGTCCCAGCCATCGACACAGCTGCACAGTTGTTCTTGGATCTTCTACGCCCTCCCCCAGCCGCGAGCATCACCCTTCTGGGTTTGCGCAGCCCACCGGGTACTCCAGCAGCCGGAGCCCCAATCATCGTCTTGGGATATTCATTCTTTGGTCCTGCCGAAGAAGCTGAGAATCACGCCGCCCTATTATTCCAGGAAGACGTGGTCAGCAAAGCCGTCATGGCGAACACGGTGTTTGTTCCCATGGAAAACATCAACGATAAGCTTGATCCGCTCAACACACACGGTGGGCACAAGGCGATTGCATCTTGTCGTCTGGAAAAGACAAACatcgaagccatcaagaacgCTTTCCAGCTTTGGCTTTCAGTCACGACCAAGTATCCTGATTCTCAGAAGAGCCCACTGGCCCTCTCTTCACTTAACAGCACGAAGCCAACAGagcttggccaaggacaTGCAGGTTCTTCCAAGTTCATCGAGGGCCGGAACAGAGATATTTCCGCCCAGATTGTTACCATCtgcgagaaggaggagacaaTGGCTGCCCTCACCGGGTTCATGGATGATACCGTCGCTGAACTCAGGAAAGGGGATCCAGGAAGTGTGCCAAGGAGCTTCCCGAACAACTTGCGGTTCGGAATAAACCTGGAAGAGATGTTTGACAAGGAGAGGCTGGCGGAGCTGAGAGAGGTTAAGAAACTGTGGGATACTGATGGACTCTTTTGGAGCCCGTTTGAAGTCTAG